In the genome of Nakaseomyces glabratus chromosome C, complete sequence, the window CTGTGACCCTTATATGAGAGCTCAAAGACTTACTTGTTGCATGGGTGTATGGAGTGATATGGCATGTGAGTgaattgtattatatttatacttGCATTGTATTTCtatattattactattaatTGAGTGGTCGTATGTAGGCGTCTATGTATCTTGGCTTGTACAGTTCGGTGCTGGTGTCTGCGGGGTGCTGCCACTTGTTGTAGCGCATCGACACGGGGTTAGTGTACACGACCTCCGCCAGCAGCCCGCAGCCGTCCATCTCGTCCGGCGACTCCCCGGATTCGAGCAGGTTCTCTTCGTCGTCACGTGGATCATCTCCGTAATCATCTTCTCTTTCGTTGTCAATGATGTGGTCACGTAGATCACGTGGAGTATTTTCGTCGCGCAGGGTCTGGTAGAGGAGTGGTACGCGGTTGCACGTGTGCAACTCGCCGTTCTCGTCGATAGTGGTCgtcatcgtcgtcgtcgtcACATCATCTTTGTTCTCTTCGACGGCGTTGTCGCAGTCCAGCGAGTCTCCCAGCGAGTCGCGCACAGAACCGCGCAGAGAGCCGCGCAGAGTGCCAAACTGATCGCTGTACTGCTCGTGGTACTGATCACTGTACTGGTCGTACTGAGACTGATCGCTCAGCGAGTCCTCGTACCGCCTGCATTGACTGATCATGTTCGAGCACTCCGTCGACGTGTGGTACTCCTTGTCGTCCATGTCGAACATCAGCTCCTCGTCGTACTCGTGCGCCTGCGCACGGTATACTTGGGCCTGCGGTTCTGGCCGTTGTGTCTGTTGTGGCTGTGCGGAGGTCGGAACATCTCGCAGCAAGCTGTCGAGCATGTTGGCGTGTGCGACCATGCGTCGCAGGTCGTAGTCCTTGTTGTGCTCCTTGACCATCGCACAGTCCATGAGCTTGGTCCTGGCCCGATTGGCCAGCAATATCTGTTGTGGAATTGATACGTACTGCATCGTGAGATGCCTGGTTATATAGTGTTCTCTTGTCGGCCATCCTCGAGCACTCCCATTTCGAAAGCGTTGGCGAAATACCTCGCCAATATATATGCCTTTGGGAAGGTAAATCGACTCGCCCAATGGACCCTTCGATGCCCTGCTGATTCACAGCAACCGTCCTCAGAACCGTATCGTCCACCGTCCAAGAATGGGACATTGTACAACGCAAGGAAGCTACACCACAGAACATCACGCAGCGCTAGAGCCCCacccaccaccaccacccCTCCGGTAGCACGCTATTATATGCGTTGTGCGCTACTTTCTTCGGTTTTCTTTACATAAGCTAATTTAGCAACTCTTCTGTGCGCTTGTGGGGGTCCAGCTCGGGAAAAGTTTTTCCAGACCTCAGATCCCCCAGAACACGCCGTAAAGCGAGGTCCCCCCCATCCCCCATCTCCTTCTAAAAGAATTATAATAGGGGTCCTCCTCGCGCTTCTCTGGGGAAGTCGgatttttcactttctcAATCGAAGCTTTCTGATTTCATCTGCGCTGACGTTGCGGTGTGCAGCACGCTAACGTCTCTTTGCCAATTTAAGTAATCCACTCGAGTGGGACAAACTCTGCCCATTGGAGCAGGCAAGCGGAAGTGAAATAAGGGAAGCTTCCAATTTCCGAATTGGGAAGTATTCTGGAAGCTCTCCCTAGTCTTTAATGTCCTCCAGCTAGAAACTTCCGCAGACAGTCATGAACTTCCCTCCCACGGAGCAGCGAATTGCATAAGCCAATTGATAAGAACATGGAACATTCTCTGCATCCCATTGTGTGGGGCACCTCCCGGAACAACTCCCAGCACAGAGCACAGTACAGTAACAAGTACAGAACAAGTACAGTAACAAGTACAAGGACAATTGCAAGACCAAGTTGCAAGACCAAGTTGCAAGAACAACGACTACAACAAGTACTACTACAATTGGAAGATTCAAAATATGACCTTCCCCCGGGGTTCTGGTTTCTCCGGGGAGATGGATTCTCTGACCACACATTGCGTGAGTAACACGTAATACTTGTCCCAATTTGGCTATCGCTAACGTTCCGAGGTATGACATGTTCTAGTGCTCGTCGGGACTTCTTATCTGACAATTAGTAATGCTGGCCAATGCCCGAATCGGTATACTAAAGCTTATTGTGGCTTCGTATACACATTAATCGTAAAACTCACTAAACCCTTCGAGTCATTAAGACTACCTTTCTATGACTCTATGACTCCATGAGTTCaacccccccccccaaaCTCTCAATCTTCAATTCCCGGCCCCCTTCCATCCTCCCGATCCTTGGCCTTTGGTTTCATATATAGAAAGCCACGTTTTTGGAAAGATATCCTTGGCTTAGGGAAACCTCTCATATCTCCAACTTAAATGCCTCGGACGCACAGCCCTCGCTTATTTAGCAAATCTTTCTTACGAAACCCACTAGCGATGTAAATCATCTATCTCGAATGGGTCCacttcttcaatttgaGTTGCCATCCTGTGCTCCGCCATGCTGAGTCGCATCGGAGAAGCCTATACTGTATCTACCTTCCATTGTCCCAGTTACCGACCCCGACATTTAAGAATTTGTTGAATCACAGTACCATCATACCTTCTAGAACATTGTTGAGACCGGGAATGTCTTCTCTAACCCACAACTATATTAGTACATTGTACATACAATAGATTATAAACAATACCCTACAGTACACTTAAGCAATGGCTGTGCTGTTAACGGACCAACTGTTCTTTTGCACCACCATACTCTTATTGAGAATATCCCAGTAATTACACACATAGCCACCGTGCATCCAAAAGTATAACCCTCACAGTAATACCCCGATTATTAGAGGCTATCTTGTGACTCCGCCCAGACATTTTAACAAACACTATCAAAATTCAAGAACACTGGGAGTCCTCTTGCATTATAACATGAGTTTATTTTTACGTATTGATCTATTGCACATGGCTTTACTCTTGAGTGCATATGCCAGTACTACACTGTCACATGATTTGAATGAACGTATAACAATCCCGAAGTCTCAGTGTTCGTCGCAAAGTACCTCCATCTTCCAGCGAATACCGGAACGGCCCATTCGGCCAGAGAGAAGTACTACGCTGGTAATGGCAGTTGTATAGCGCAACCCAACTAGTAAGTGCGGACAGCTATACTATTTATCAAGCAAGGTGCCCCACATATATTGAATAGATTATCTCTCGAAACTGTACTGTGTTAAATACTCCTGCAACGACGCTGTAACTGACGGTATAGACACTTGATCCCGTTTGGAAAACATGTTGACTAGAGTTAGAGGGAACGCTCTGGCGGTGCTGAGATCGAGGGCCGTAAGTGCTAGGCCAGTACTGCCAATGGCTTCGCAGCACAGGCTTGTGGCAATGAGAAAGCTGACGACCAACAGAGTGCTATTACAAGAGCAAAAACAGGATAAGAGCACTAGTGCTGTTGTAGATGAAAACTTAAGTTtcactgatgaagaagtggATGAATGGTTAAAAGACATAGAGGAATTAAAGACAGAATTCTCTGAGCGTGAGTTTCTGCCCGAAGTGTCATTGGCACCCCCAGGTCAAGCCAGAATAGACTTAGTCGAAGAAGCCATCAAGTCATCTCAGGAATTCGAACCATCACAAGAACAGCTGGAAGAATGGGAGGCCTTAAAAGATCAACCTATGCCGCAATTGAAAGATCCTACTGTACAACACGTCACAAATATGATCATGAGACATGGTAAGAAGGACAGGGCGCAGAAGATAATCTCTAGGGCCTTATATTTCCTACATTGTAAGACAAGAAAGGACCCCGTTGAGCTATTGAAGAAAGCCCTTGACGACATGGCACCATTAATGATGGTTAAAACTTTCAACACAGGTGTTGCTAAGGCCGCTGTGATTCCAGTCCCATTAAGCCAAAGACAAAGAAATAGAATTGCTTGGAAATGGATAGTCGAAGGTGCAAATAAGCGTGTGTCCAACGATTTTGCAGTAAGGTTGGGTGAAGAACTTGTGGCCGTCTATGAAGGGAAGAGTAGCGGCTTCGAAAAGAGAGATCAAATGCACAAGACTGCAATTGCACATAGATCATACATTCAATTGAGATGAAAACAGATATATAAACTACGTTACGTTTATGTATTATTCATATACTTGTATATAATAACGTGTAATTAAAATTCAtcataaattttttggaattCGTGAACCCCATTATTTGGTAAGCAAAGCACTTGAGATGAAATCATCCCTCGATAGAAATTCTGTTGCTATAACTTTCATGGAGGTAAGCCGCAATTATTCCACATCCGCTTCCCATCATATCAAAATAGATGTCATAGACATCGAAACTTCTCTTGTTATGTGAAGCTatcttttgaaacaattcACTTGCTATACCAGCAAACCCACAGCATATAACGGTGGCAATGATGTACTTGTTTACCTGATAGTAAGTTGTGGATTCAGCATTAGTTGTTCCATTTTCTAAAGGGATACGGTTCGTTACCATTTCAATATCGTCATTTGGAGATTGTATTGTTCTAAATCGCGGGAGATGAATATACTTCGATGCAACCATCATCACAACTAGCCACGACTCAACGGCAAACGCAACGAAGTGAGTTATCTTATCATGATTCCTAGTTAAGAATGTAAACCTCTCATCTGTAGTCAGGCCTAAGAAATAGGAAAATGGATGTACACATAAGCAGAGCCAGAAAATAATTCTTTCGTATTCTAATTCCTAGCATTATATTGTTGTTAGATCTGTTCTGGTTGAATTGAAGATATATTAATCGAATAGTAGGTTTATACATTAATGTTttatatatcatatttttgtttagATTTTTGAAGGTCATCGCGACCAAAAGGTTAACTTAATCATTCAAACAATTATAAAATGCTCATGtttaaaaaacaataagGTACTTAAAGTGACAAGCAATAATGAACAAAGGTATATATTGTACTCAACATCTTTCAATAAGGGTGAGCTTTATGTAATATTACAACTTCTCAAACAGGATATTTGAGAGAGGAGGATAATTCAGAATATGAAGGTCATTAAGGTGCATGAAGTCGTCAGGAAAAGAGCGGAACATCTGCAAATGCATAAAAATCAGATTATATCAGATTCTCTTTCAGTTCTAGTACCATGTCATGCAAACCTTGCACTAAAGTTTCATCCTGATCGCGTAAAGCTGTGGACCCCATTGTGTCATCCAGTAGACTATTAATGTTACTCTTGCTCTTTTCAATCTCTTCTTCGAGTTCCGTGATCTCATCCTTAATCTTATTATTTAAGGCATTAACCTTTTGTAGCCTATTGTCAATTTTTGCCACTGTGTCTTTCCTCAAGGTATATAGATGTGCTGCCAGCAGTTTTTTACTGCTCAACTGATCCACAGCTGATAGACCCTGCTCAAGGTCCCTGTTTATAGGCCTTGCATTGCCTTCTTTCCTCTTGGCAGTTACCAATGCCTGGCGTTTCCTTTCTTCCAGACGGCTCTGCGCTAGGGAGATCAGATCATCCAGTTCATCCAATTTCACCTTCACGTTCCGCTCTTCTAGGATGGCCTGGAACTCCCGCTCGCAGTACCGCACCATAAACTCAATCAGTTGCGCCTGGCAGTTCTCCAGGTGCGAGGACCCTTCCAGCGTGCTCGAGTACCGCGGGAAACAGGACACCACCCGCTCTTTGCTCTCCAGCTTGTGCACCGTCTGGGCCAACGCCCGGTCAAACACCTGGTTCAATCGCTGGTACCGTACTCTCTCCGCAGAAACCATTTAATATCTCCCCCTTTTTGATAAATCACCGTCTTCTCAACCGCTCAAGGTTAGAAATCCAGCCACCAGCCACACCACAACCTATACACTGCCAAGTTTATAGCCTCGAGGATGAGATGAGCTCGCAGCATTTGTTTATGCGATTGCAAAAATAAGATCCCTACATACGAAGACGGCGCGAAACGGAAACGCgagaaaaacaaaaatcgACTTTCATGAGCTGGACGGCGCATCCCACAGATGCTTGTTGTGTGGGCTATCCACCTCTGGGAGCAGTATAATAGAGGCTGGATGCAAATGCTGTAATGTCTTGCCCTTAGTGCAGTTATCATTGTATGTGCTTGGCGGTCAACGCCGAGCAATGTGCGTTCTTGTATAATTGCAGTGTATGTAGCTTGTTTGAGTTTGATGAGTCACCCTCTGAGCTGGGGCTGaggaagtgaaaaattttggttGAGATGACGTATTTTTTGGCAATGCCCCCATTGATCAACTGATAATATTTCACATATTTCACATGGGTGTTTCACAAGTGTTATATATTGGGTGGGACGACTGCGAACCATTTTAGGACTTTATAACTGTAACAGAGCCCAGCGATGTCTATGAAGAGTGTACTTAATGCGCAGAGGCTGATCCAGCTCTCGCAGTTCCATCCGAAGCTGCAGAACATATGGTACTTGGTCGCCGCAGTGACCTTCAGCGTGTGCAACCACCCTCAGGAGCTGCCCAAGTTGTACCACTACGCGTTGGCGTTGAGCAATGAGAATGCCGACATACATCGCATCACATTGGCTGGGAAGTGCAACGATATGGTTGACAACTGCATGCGGAGACCTGACCTCCGAGAATCCATTATCAATGAGGGATTCCAGCAGCCCTCGATCCTGCACAGTACCATCACCCGCAAGTTTCGCGAGTCCATTCTGAAATCTGGTCCCTTAGCTGGACTTCCGAAAGCCATCAATGGTCTGCATAGCTTGAAAGAATACACTCCTTTGAGTTTACTTCCGAGTGTTTCCAGGGAGATCGACCCATGGCATGCGTCAGTGAATAACTGCAGACCGTACATGTCCAATGAAGAATCTAAAACGGGAACTGGTCGTGTTGAAGAGGACTTTGAGGACAGAGAGGTCGCCATGCAACGAGGTCTGAAACATTGGAACTCTATCTACAACAAAGTGTCCCAACGTATCATAAATAACATGAACTCGTCATACCCTGACCTATGGTACTACACTTTGGTGCACGTCTATGGACCTCTACTTTCTAATGATGAAGTATTGTCTGCTCAGGAAACCAGTTTCATTGTGATTGCAGCGTTGGTTCCTCAGGATGTTAACCCCCAATTGAAAGGCCATCTCAGAGGTGCTTTGAATATTGGCTGCGATAGAGAAGCAATTGAAGCTGCAAGAAGCTTAGCCATCCTGGTTGCTAAATGGTGTGGTGTAACTTGGCATGCAGATATTGTTAAActatgataataatacaatCCAAGATACTGTCATCGGATATAATTTAGGCATTaagtatttatatataGAAGTGGATAAAAGaccaatatatttatcGTTATAGATTAACAATGCAATTCTACTTTTTGCCAAAGAAGTCGAAGCTGAAGGCTGCAATTTTCTCTCCTAATGTCTTCACATTATCGGTACTTTCATTAGTGTCTTCATTTGAGTTCTCATCAACGGTTACTTTAGATTCTACTTGTACCTTATCAAGATAGCCATTCATCTCACTGTTTCTTCTGCCAAATAGCTGCCACCACCACCTAACTTTACCTAGATCTGGTAAAATCCAATCATCTGATCCTTCAGGTATGCCTTGGTATGAAACATTTGTGAATTCCAACTTTCTAGAATTGAAGTAGTCCCAAACGCTATTAGTATTATTCCTTTGAGTATCCTCCATACgttctttttcattattgtaTAAGAATGTACCATATTGACAAGAATAAGCATGATATAGTAATCTTCTTAGAAACCTCTCATTATATTCAAACTTTTCTGGGTTTTGGAGCAACAACTGGTATACACAATCAAGGAATTGCATAAAAACAGGTGATACAAATTTCGTGCTTGCTTTCTTCTTAGTTTTAGCATTTGCCGCTGTCCCTGAAGTATCAACTTCAGCTGAAGAATCACCATATGGTATACTTGTC includes:
- the RSM7 gene encoding mitochondrial 37S ribosomal protein uS7m (CAGL0C04807g~Ortholog(s) have structural constituent of ribosome activity and mitochondrial small ribosomal subunit localization); the protein is MLTRVRGNALAVLRSRAVSARPVLPMASQHRLVAMRKLTTNRVLLQEQKQDKSTSAVVDENLSFTDEEVDEWLKDIEELKTEFSEREFLPEVSLAPPGQARIDLVEEAIKSSQEFEPSQEQLEEWEALKDQPMPQLKDPTVQHVTNMIMRHGKKDRAQKIISRALYFLHCKTRKDPVELLKKALDDMAPLMMVKTFNTGVAKAAVIPVPLSQRQRNRIAWKWIVEGANKRVSNDFAVRLGEELVAVYEGKSSGFEKRDQMHKTAIAHRSYIQLR
- a CDS encoding uncharacterized protein (CAGL0C04785g~Ortholog of S. cerevisiae : YJR115W and Saccharomyces cerevisiae S288C : YJR115W) gives rise to the protein MQYVSIPQQILLANRARTKLMDCAMVKEHNKDYDLRRMVAHANMLDSLLRDVPTSAQPQQTQRPEPQAQVYRAQAHEYDEELMFDMDDKEYHTSTECSNMISQCRRYEDSLSDQSQYDQYSDQYHEQYSDQFGTLRGSLRGSVRDSLGDSLDCDNAVEENKDDVTTTTMTTTIDENGELHTCNRVPLLYQTLRDENTPRDLRDHIIDNEREDDYGDDPRDDEENLLESGESPDEMDGCGLLAEVVYTNPVSMRYNKWQHPADTSTELYKPRYIDAYIRPLN
- a CDS encoding uncharacterized protein (CAGL0C04829g~Ortholog(s) have endoplasmic reticulum localization); its protein translation is MMVASKYIHLPRFRTIQSPNDDIEMVTNRIPLENGTTNAESTTYYQVNKYIIATVICCGFAGIASELFQKIASHNKRSFDVYDIYFDMMGSGCGIIAAYLHESYSNRISIEG
- the PXP2 gene encoding Pxp2p (CAGL0C04873g~Ortholog(s) have cytosol, mitochondrion, nucleus, peroxisome localization); protein product: MSMKSVLNAQRLIQLSQFHPKLQNIWYLVAAVTFSVCNHPQELPKLYHYALALSNENADIHRITLAGKCNDMVDNCMRRPDLRESIINEGFQQPSILHSTITRKFRESILKSGPLAGLPKAINGLHSLKEYTPLSLLPSVSREIDPWHASVNNCRPYMSNEESKTGTGRVEEDFEDREVAMQRGLKHWNSIYNKVSQRIINNMNSSYPDLWYYTLVHVYGPLLSNDEVLSAQETSFIVIAALVPQDVNPQLKGHLRGALNIGCDREAIEAARSLAILVAKWCGVTWHADIVKL
- the NNF1 gene encoding MIND complex subunit NNF1 (CAGL0C04851g~Ortholog(s) have role in chromosome segregation and nuclear MIS12/MIND complex localization) gives rise to the protein MVSAERVRYQRLNQVFDRALAQTVHKLESKERVVSCFPRYSSTLEGSSHLENCQAQLIEFMVRYCEREFQAILEERNVKVKLDELDDLISLAQSRLEERKRQALVTAKRKEGNARPINRDLEQGLSAVDQLSSKKLLAAHLYTLRKDTVAKIDNRLQKVNALNNKIKDEITELEEEIEKSKSNINSLLDDTMGSTALRDQDETLVQGLHDMVLELKENLI